Part of the Blastocatellia bacterium genome, CAGGCCGCGCCGGCCTTCGCGGTTGACCGTCGCGATGTTGGCAAAACCGCGCCCGGCATAATGGACGATGTTGCGGCCCAGCTCGCTTGCGGCGGTCACCAGCCTGACCTGGTCGGTATGGCCGAAGCCAAGCGCCGCGGCGCGCTCGCGCACCGCGCGTCGCAGGGTCACCAGGTCATCGCTTGTGGCGACCGCAATGCGCTCAGCCGGCGGCGGCATTTTCCTTCGTGCCGTAGAGGTGCCGCCGCTGCTTGTCGCGCATGCGCTCCTTCAGTATGCGCATGCCATCGTCCACGTCGAGCGCCGTCGAAACGCCTTTCAGTTCAAGCCCCAGCTCGACCAGGGTGATGGCGACCGCCGGCTGCATGCCGACGACAACCGTTTCGGCGTCCATGATCGAAGCCATCGCCGCGACATCGCTCAGCATGCGCCCGGTGAACGAATCAACCATCTCCAGCAGCGAGATATCGATCAACAGGGCGTGCGCGCCTGTGCGTTCGATCTGTTCCAGGGCGCGCTGCTGCATCTCGATAACCGTGCGGTCATCGATGTCG contains:
- a CDS encoding ATP-binding protein, whose amino-acid sequence is MPPPAERIAVATSDDLVTLRRAVRERAAALGFGHTDQVRLVTAASELGRNIVHYAGRGFANIATVNREGRRGLRLRFEDEGQGIPDIELAMKDGYTSGRGLGKGLPGARRLVDEFEITSDVGRGTVVTITKWL
- a CDS encoding STAS domain-containing protein, which codes for MNAFKVPILKVGDVLIVSIQSDIDDRTVIEMQQRALEQIERTGAHALLIDISLLEMVDSFTGRMLSDVAAMASIMDAETVVVGMQPAVAITLVELGLELKGVSTALDVDDGMRILKERMRDKQRRHLYGTKENAAAG